tcctccttgtgccccccTTTGGCCCCTAGTGCCCtctccagctctataaaaaaaaacacaaatacctGCTTCCCTGATGATCGGCACATCCTGCgttcccagcagcagcaggacgcgCTCACACACATacgtcgcgctgctggctgtgcaggCGGCTGATTCCCGGGCTTTTAGCGCTCCTCCCACTGCCAGCAGCGCGGCCTGAGCGGGGAGCGCCGGAGACCAGCGGAACAGTAAAGCAGGGAGCGGAcggcttcctgcttcaccatggaAATAAACCGCCCgactcccaaaagttgaagtcccatactAGGATAAGTATAATAGGTAAAATATATTttcaatttaaaataaataaataaaaaaatagacatattagatatcgccatgTGTGTAACatccataaaaatataaaatgatctGCCCTGTCAGGTGATCGACATAAAAAAATTGTACCAAAATAGACATTTTTTGGTCACAAAAAGCAgaatatcaagcaatcaaaaagtcatatcagccccaaaatggttccaatgaaaacatcatctcatcctgaaaaaaatcaagCCCCACAGCAGTatatgagcacatatggggtgttgctgtggtggattttctcctgttaccccaagccccaatgaatatggcccagttctctaagtcaccccccctcccccgcacACCACATTTTGctctacttgctatacagcagcacgtacctctcacctccagggcctcccaggtgacgtctcctcagatgtagatcttctctgtcatcatcttctccatttggtccgtacatcttctctcagccgcctcgtctctgcagagtgcgaCACACAGACGTCTTAGCTTCCTCCCTTCtccatcatcatcccccaacctggagtccccacagtgttagggctcatacacacgaccgtgtgctggccgggcctgtgttgcagaccgcaatttgcggtccgcaatgcatgggcaccgactgtggggcagccacatgcggattgtggacccattcacttgtatggggtccgcgatccacatccgacagtgcatgcactacttttttgcggtgcggaggcacggacagaaaaccactCAGTAatacttccgtgggcttccgatccatgcctccgttccgcatcttcatgattgcggaccaattcaagtgatGCCCTTGTATTGCGGACCCCCTGTATGCAGCCCGTGATACGGCcacggtgtgcatgagcccttatcctgctgctcgctgtgcccctcgatacccccaaatactatcctgaagaaaaattagtgcccccatagtaatagttcttctcatagtcccaccaatagtaattcccttctagaatgcccccattagtaatactgccccctacagtgcccccaacagtgataacgcTACCATGTGTTACTCCACCCCGAGGTTTCCTCCTCGCACACATTCTCTCTGGAATCgttttttcccacaaaaaatatgccagaaaaatgtgttttgttttttgtttgtttgtttttgcttaGTAGAAGCGCTTTTTATGTtctatctttcattttccaaagaaactctgacaaataaaaggtgaaatctgattggttgctatgggcagctcagCCAGATTCCCTttgtaccagttttgataaaactCCCCcgttgtgtttaaaaaaaaatgcaagaggAGCAAAAACACTCGCTTTATTGCCCTGAGTTTCATATTTAGACGTTCAGATAAGTTCTGGAGCTGGTGgttttcatgaaaaaaataacGCACCAAAGAACGCAATAAACAGCAAAAAACATCACATAAAACATTGGCCTAATTTATTACAACTAACAGCAGGACTTATAAAACCACAAGCGGGAAAAAAGCGATGTTTGAATTAACATTGTAATAATTGGGAATTTATCTTTGGTGCTAAATGTCAGTGAAAATCCATAACAAAAATCTGTCCTGTGAACATTCCCCTAATCTACAAGAGCCACCGGCTGATTGTGTCTGCACTCCAGTCCAGGAGTTGTCAGCCAGGCCAGGTTGTCAGGCTCTCCTGTAGGGCCCCAGGTGTGCTGGATCAGCAGCCATTCCTCCCTATATAAAGGTGATGATGGAGTCTGGGGCCCCTCAGTGCAGATTGGCCCTTGTGCTGGAGCTTCACATCCCAGGATGGCGCtatcagatgctgagaaggcggcTTTGGAGCCCTTGTTTGTGAAGATTGACGCTGACGCTGAGAAGATTGGATGTGAAGCCATGGAGAGGTGAGCGGCAGAGCCAGATAGTCACTGCTACAAGGGGCTGGGAAGGAGGagctgatacattgttacacctGGTGCTCCGCCCCCTGCGCTACatgcaacaatgtatcagatGTGTTTGGAATCTTCCTTGATCATGAAAAACTGTAATCCaggaatggggctgagcatgcatgtttatCTCAGTGGGGGAGGGGAATGTGTTGGTAGAAATACTGTGTCCATAAAAGTCAAAGTATTTCTCACAAatgattaagtttttttttttttgaggatggtAAAAGCGCTATACTCTGCATATAATCACACCCCGTATGTCTAGCGACTCTCTGTAAGCTGTCATGGGTTTTggccactttttatttatttttattattttccctgggTTAATTAATCAGTTAAAATGTAAAACAAATACTAGAGGGTTCcatatgattttaaaaaaaaatggctgctttctGTCCCAGTGCTACACCTGTCCTCAGACTGATATCAgtgcagcctcattcacttcaatggaactgaAGCACAATACAATCAGACCGGTGAGGTGCTGCTATCACATGAAGGTAGCGATGTCTTCCTAAAGCCTCACTCACACGTtcgtgagaaggtggtcagtgactGATCCGTGAAGGATTCATGTTGGATCcatgtttcagttttttttgctgtccgtgtgccatccgtgtttcactgaccctgCACAGCTGAGAAATTTTCATagtatctcttcctaatgatctgtgGCATCTGTGTTGCACCCATGGATTTCACGGACCCTTAAACTATAATTGGGGTGATGGACAAAATAAAGCATGCATCAACACAGACCATGTTAAAACATAGTGAAtacacccattaaaatgaatggcgacgagtgctgtccgtggagaacactgacatgtgaaagaggcttagggcttctgtcaccccccaaccaccatttttcagtttgacttattatatttgttaatgtaagcagattccatatatgcccctcttacctcgggctgtgcagtaattcCAGTAAAAaacgtattattattattatatgtaaatttcttcactaccagcaagttgggcggacttgctggtagccgccgcatcctcggtttgaaaaaacgccccctcctccacttgattgacagggccaacgagcgctctcctcctctcgctggccctgcctgcagcctcaaatcccgcacctgcgccgtaccggtcgtcattcggcgcaggtgctctgagagaaggacggccgctccttcctcagtgcgcctgcgccgatgacgtcagccctacacccggaagagaagacctctcttccgggtgtagggcaggcgcactgaggaaggagcggccgtccttctctcagagcacctgcgccgaatgacgaccggtacggcgcaggcgcgggatttgaggctgcaggcagggccagcgagaggaggagagcgctcgctggccctgtcaatcaagtaatggagggggcgttttttcaaaccagcaagtccgcccaaatTGCTGATAGtaaagaaatttacatataataatagTACGTTTTTTACTGgaattactgcacagcccgaggtaagaggggcatatatggaatctgcttacattaacaaatataaagTCAAAAACCTGAaagttggggggtgacagaagcactTTAATACTTCCTTCCCGCCCCCTTAGTGTCTGGCCATCTTTGATTTCCTTGGTACATGGTATAAGGACACTGGTCTCCTATAACCCTGGATGCTCCTCTTTCCTCAGTCTCTTCCAGAACCATCCAGACACCAAGTCCCACTTCACTCACATGGACGTGACCCCTGGCAGTCAGGATCTGAAGACACATGGAGGGAAGATCATCCACGCCATTAATGATGCCCTCAACCACTATGTAAAACTGCAGGAGAACTTGGCCACACTGCGGGAGATGCACACCAACAAGCTGAAGCTCAGTGTGGACACCATTAAGGTGAGTAGCAGAAAGTCTGCTGAAAAATGATGCCACTCTTGACCATGGCTGTATCTGGTACTGCAGTTCCTCCACAATCACGGTCAATGGTGTTGCACTACAGAACCCATGGACAAGTGGTGCCATTTCTGGGCAAAATGGAATCTAGGTAATATCAATAACAAATCTTTAGTCTCTATACGAGTTGTGTGcactgactcccatcatccatccccAGCTGCTGTGTGGTTGTCTCCTGGAGGTCATCGTCAGGCATTTCCCAGATGTGGACAAGTCGGCCTGTGACAAGTTCCTCAATGAGGTTGCTGTTGCCCTGATCTCCAGCTGACCGGGAGGATTCTTCTAAGATCTATGTCTCCTGTAACAAGCGTCTGTCCTCCATGACCTGGGATCTCTTCTCCTGATATCTGTAATAAatattatatacttgtacatcccATCTCCTGGTATTTTTAGTCTGAGCTTCTGTTGCCGTGAATTTGGTTAATAATGGCGTCTACATCACCAAATCCagtagaccagggatgcccaacctgcagccctccagatgttgtataactactactcccagcatgcccagacatcctacagcagggcatggtgagagtttgggttttgcaacagctggagggccacagattgAGAATCGCTGCAGTAGACTATGGGGGCGGAAGGAATGGTGTCACGAGGTGTAGAAGACATAAATGGGCTTGTCTGGTCTCGTATATCATATTAATTCattattcttaggcctcatgcacacgaccgttgtgtgcatccgtggccgttgtgccgtgttccgttttttttcgcggacccattgactttcaatgggtccgtggaaaaaacggaaaatgcaccgtttggcagccgcatccgtgagccgtgtttcctggccgtgaaaaaaatatgacctgtcctatttttttcacggccaacggttcacggacccattcaagtcaatgggtccgtgaaagaacacggatgcacacaagattggcatccgtgtccgtgatccgtggccgtaggttagtttttatacagacggatccgaagatccgtctgcataaaagctttttcaaagctgagttttcacttcgtgaaaactcggaaccgacagtatattctaacacagaagcgttcccatggtgatggggacgcttctagttagaatacactacaaactgtgtacaagactgccccctgctgcctggcagcacccgatctcttacagggggccgtgatcagcacaattaaccccttcaggtgcggcacctgaaggggttaattgtgctgatcacggccccctgtaagagatcagggctgccaggcagcagggggcagaccctcccccccccgggcagacccccccccccccccctccccagtttgaatatcattggtggccagtgcggccccccccctccctctattgtaataattcgttggtggcacagtgtgcgcccccccccctccctcccgctattgtaataattcgttggtggcacagtgtgcgccccccatcggccccccctccctctatagcattaacaacattggtggccagtgtgcggcctcccatctcttccccccccccccccccatcattggtggcagcggagttccgatcggagacccagtttaatcgctggggctccgatcggtaaccatggcaaccgggacgctactacagtcctggttgccatggttacttagcaatagtacaatagtagaagattcatacttacctgctccaggctgctgctgcgatgttagtgtccggccgggagctccacctactggtaagtgacaggtctgtgcggcgcattgctaaatgaactgtcacttactagtaggaggagcttccggccggacacgaacctcgcagctcccaggtaagtatgaatctttactattgtactattgctagtaacccgctgccaccaatgatcgggggggggggggggggaagatgggaggccgcacactagccaccaatgttgttaatgctatagagggagggggggccaatggggggcgcacactgtgc
The sequence above is a segment of the Bufo bufo chromosome 4, aBufBuf1.1, whole genome shotgun sequence genome. Coding sequences within it:
- the LOC120997563 gene encoding hemoglobin heart muscle subunit alpha-type-like encodes the protein MALSDAEKAALEPLFVKIDADAEKIGCEAMESLFQNHPDTKSHFTHMDVTPGSQDLKTHGGKIIHAINDALNHYVKLQENLATLREMHTNKLKLSVDTIKLLCGCLLEVIVRHFPDVDKSACDKFLNEVAVALISS